A single genomic interval of Croceibacter atlanticus HTCC2559 harbors:
- a CDS encoding DUF5004 domain-containing protein — protein MHFNKYILKSTLYIGVLFLFFSCDNDDSSSNLIEPTPILNGTYILTTLNADVPVDLNNDDITNTDLLEETSCFDIMEVNFNTDGSFSAINSKLDFNGGASGNEVTCTTRTDSGTWSLTENALTLSVIIAGSTITETKEISLTDTTFSFNVTESEIDAYVEDTSESSSSSITELFLEYTKQ, from the coding sequence ATGCACTTCAATAAATACATCCTGAAATCTACTTTATATATAGGTGTTCTATTTCTGTTTTTTAGCTGTGATAATGATGACAGTTCTTCAAATTTAATTGAGCCTACTCCAATTCTAAATGGCACCTACATACTTACAACATTAAACGCAGATGTTCCAGTTGATTTAAATAACGATGATATTACTAACACAGACTTATTAGAAGAGACCTCTTGTTTTGATATTATGGAAGTCAACTTTAATACTGATGGCTCTTTTAGTGCTATAAACTCTAAACTTGATTTTAATGGTGGTGCAAGTGGTAATGAGGTTACTTGTACAACGAGAACAGATAGCGGTACTTGGTCTTTAACCGAAAATGCACTTACATTATCTGTAATTATTGCAGGCTCTACAATTACAGAGACTAAAGAAATTTCACTTACAGATACTACATTTTCATTTAATGTTACAGAAAGTGAAATAGATGCTTATGTTGAAGACACTTCAGAAAGCTCTTCTAGTAGTATAACAGAATTGTTTTTAGAATACACTAAACAGTAA